A genomic region of Geothrix edaphica contains the following coding sequences:
- a CDS encoding response regulator, translating into MIRVLLVEDDPMVAELNRMYLSRVPGFETVASARSAAEALDLLQSHTVDLLLLDIFMPGQSGIELMEAIRRRALDVDVIFVTAARDAATIDRALKLGAVDYLIKPFEFERLKQALERYGETRRLIRDGQALDQAELDKRLARRAPEAGKAEALPKGLDRNTLDKVLKVIAAWEGASPWFTSEEIGQQVGISRVSVRKYFEFLCTLKVLRMEPGYGTGGRPVHRFQLQKAYLREAKRFL; encoded by the coding sequence ATGATCCGGGTGCTGCTGGTCGAAGACGATCCCATGGTGGCCGAGCTCAACCGGATGTACCTCAGCCGCGTGCCGGGCTTCGAGACCGTGGCCTCCGCCCGGAGCGCCGCCGAGGCCCTCGACCTGCTGCAGAGCCACACGGTGGACCTCCTGCTGCTGGACATCTTCATGCCCGGGCAGAGCGGCATCGAGCTCATGGAGGCCATCCGGCGGCGGGCCCTGGACGTGGACGTGATCTTCGTGACCGCCGCGCGGGATGCGGCGACCATCGACCGGGCCCTGAAGCTCGGCGCCGTGGACTACCTCATCAAGCCCTTCGAGTTCGAGCGCCTCAAGCAGGCCCTGGAGCGCTACGGCGAGACCCGCCGCCTGATCCGGGATGGCCAGGCCCTCGACCAGGCTGAGCTCGACAAGCGTCTGGCCCGCCGGGCCCCGGAAGCGGGCAAGGCGGAGGCGCTTCCCAAGGGTCTCGACCGGAACACCCTCGACAAGGTCCTGAAGGTCATCGCCGCATGGGAGGGAGCCTCCCCCTGGTTCACCAGCGAGGAGATCGGCCAGCAGGTGGGCATCTCCAGGGTGTCCGTGCGGAAGTACTTCGAGTTCCTCTGCACCCTCAAGGTGCTGCGCATGGAGCCCGGGTACGGCACGGGGGGGCGGCCGGTCCACCGGTTCCAGCTGCAGAAGGCCTACCTGCGCGAGGCGAAGCGCTTCCTCTGA
- the dcuS gene encoding DcuS/MalK family sensor histidine kinase translates to MPRTRPFLQLRTRITLLVSLILGLALLVTGVLVDWKMEQQAREALSGKVTLLSRVMAESETVREGLAGQRPPAQIQALAERLRAEAGVDYVVVMDMNGLRLSHPNASLIGARFVGGDDAEVYRGRAYLSVAQGTLGVSLRAFTPVRQGDRQVGAVAVGLLQSGLDRAIVSVQKRILFGGLIGFAAGILGAAYLAGRIKRILMGMEPQEISTLLQQRNAMLHSVREGIIGVNRELVVTIVNEEALRLFALAGSHGELVGHPVEEVLPSSRLGTVMETGQAEYDQEGDILGLKILTNRVPVLVDGRITGALATFRDITEMNRLAEQLTGVRLYANALRAQAHEFMNKLHVILGLVRLEEYERLKAYITGVVGRLDDEVGFVVQRIKDPVVAGFLLARFASAREQNILMELDQDASLPPCPDDAASHDLVTVLGNLLENAVEAIGDGTRREIHVSLRPEGALLHLSVADSGPGLPEEVLARPFTLGFSTKGENRGFGLWQAARAIEGRGGRLVAANREGGGAVFTATFTLFPGEEP, encoded by the coding sequence ATGCCCCGGACGCGCCCCTTCCTCCAGCTCAGGACCAGGATCACCCTCCTGGTCAGCCTGATTCTGGGCCTGGCCCTGCTGGTGACGGGCGTCCTGGTGGACTGGAAGATGGAACAGCAGGCGCGGGAGGCCCTGAGCGGCAAAGTGACCCTGCTGTCCCGGGTCATGGCCGAGTCGGAGACGGTGCGCGAAGGCCTGGCGGGCCAGCGGCCGCCGGCCCAGATCCAGGCCCTGGCGGAGCGGCTCCGGGCCGAGGCGGGCGTGGACTACGTCGTGGTGATGGACATGAACGGCCTCCGGCTCTCCCATCCCAACGCGTCCCTGATCGGGGCCCGGTTCGTGGGCGGCGATGATGCGGAGGTCTACCGCGGGCGCGCCTACCTCTCGGTGGCCCAGGGCACGCTGGGGGTCTCCCTGCGCGCCTTCACGCCCGTCCGGCAGGGCGACCGGCAGGTGGGGGCCGTGGCCGTGGGCCTCCTCCAGTCGGGGCTGGACCGGGCCATCGTAAGCGTGCAGAAGCGGATCCTGTTCGGCGGCCTCATCGGCTTCGCGGCCGGGATCCTGGGCGCGGCCTACCTGGCCGGCCGCATCAAGCGGATCCTGATGGGGATGGAGCCCCAGGAGATCTCCACCCTGCTGCAGCAGCGCAACGCCATGCTGCACTCGGTGCGGGAGGGCATCATCGGGGTGAACCGGGAGCTGGTGGTCACCATCGTCAACGAGGAGGCCCTGCGACTGTTCGCCCTGGCGGGCAGCCACGGCGAGCTGGTGGGCCACCCGGTGGAGGAGGTCCTGCCCAGCTCACGCCTCGGCACGGTCATGGAGACGGGGCAGGCGGAGTACGACCAGGAGGGCGATATCCTGGGCCTGAAGATCCTGACGAACCGGGTGCCCGTGCTGGTGGACGGCCGCATCACCGGGGCCCTGGCCACCTTCCGCGACATCACCGAGATGAACCGGCTGGCGGAGCAGCTCACGGGTGTCCGCCTCTACGCCAACGCCCTCCGGGCCCAGGCCCACGAGTTCATGAACAAGCTGCACGTGATCCTCGGGCTGGTGCGGCTGGAGGAGTACGAGCGCCTCAAGGCCTACATCACGGGCGTGGTGGGGCGCCTGGACGACGAGGTGGGCTTCGTGGTCCAGCGCATCAAGGATCCTGTCGTCGCAGGCTTCCTGCTGGCCCGGTTCGCCTCGGCGCGGGAGCAGAACATCCTCATGGAGCTGGACCAGGACGCCTCGCTGCCTCCCTGTCCCGATGACGCCGCCTCCCACGACCTCGTCACCGTGCTCGGCAACCTGCTGGAAAATGCGGTCGAAGCCATCGGCGACGGCACCCGCCGCGAGATCCACGTGTCCCTCCGGCCCGAGGGAGCGCTCCTGCACCTGTCTGTTGCGGACAGCGGGCCAGGGCTGCCCGAGGAAGTGCTCGCCCGGCCCTTCACGCTGGGCTTCTCCACCAAGGGTGAGAACCGCGGCTTCGGCCTCTGGCAGGCCGCCCGGGCCATCGAGGGGCGGGGCGGGCGGCTGGTGGCGGCGAACCGCGAGGGCGGCGGCGCCGTCTTCACGGCCACGTTCACCCTGTTCCCCGGGGAGGAACCATGA